The nucleotide sequence ATTTTCTTCCCAGAACTGGTAATTCCCCTCATTGACACTGAAATACTTGCTCCTTGGAGGAATTCTGATTTCGGGATGGGAAAGATAGAATTCCCCGACGCTGGGATCAAGGGTGAAACCCTGTACACCGTGACCGGTGGTAAAGACCAGCATGGTGCTTGATCCATAAATAATATATCCGGCTGCTACCTGTTTGGCGCCTTTCTGGAGCAGGTCATCTTCTGTGCCGGGGCCGTCGTCGCCATTTCTTCGGTGGATTGAAAAAATCGTGCCGATGCTGACATTCACATCAATATTGGAAGAGCCGTCAAGGGGGTCGAAGGCCAGGGTATATTTGCCTTCATAGCCTTCGACAACCGGAATGGCGTCCGCCTCCTCTTCCGAGGTCATGATGCAGAGGTAACCGCAACGGGCCATTCTTCTTTTGATGGTGTTGTTGGCGAAATCGTCAAGCTTCTGGACCTGTTCGCCCTGGATATTGGTCTTGCCGGCCATTCCCAGAACATCCGCCAGGCCCGCCATGTTTACTTCTGCAGAAATTCTTTTGGCCGCAACGATCAGCTCCATCAACAGGCCGGAAAGATCACCGGTTGCCTGAGGATGAAGATGCTGACTGTCCAGGATATGCCTGCTGACCGTAATGCCCAAAGCTGTATTCATTCTTTAACCCCTGCAGTATATGATTTATAAAAACGTGCCGCTTAACAATTCTCACCTTGATCATTTTCTGAGAGCGGCGGTAGCCACAAGTGACCAGACAATACTAAGAAAAATACCCTTCATGGTCAAATGAAAAAGGCAAATTTCTCTTTGTTGATTTCTTCCTCATGAAACTTATCGTATAT is from Pseudomonadota bacterium and encodes:
- the fbp gene encoding class 1 fructose-bisphosphatase, producing MNTALGITVSRHILDSQHLHPQATGDLSGLLMELIVAAKRISAEVNMAGLADVLGMAGKTNIQGEQVQKLDDFANNTIKRRMARCGYLCIMTSEEEADAIPVVEGYEGKYTLAFDPLDGSSNIDVNVSIGTIFSIHRRNGDDGPGTEDDLLQKGAKQVAAGYIIYGSSTMLVFTTGHGVQGFTLDPSVGEFYLSHPEIRIPPRSKYFSVNEGNYQFWEENMQRYVDYLKENDKETNRPLSSRYIGSLVADFHRNLIAGGIFLYPRDKKTPSKPTGKLRLLYEASPLAFVVEQAGGRAITGDGREIMEIEPESLHQRVPLIIGSKYDVDVAEEFLSGKR